GTAAATTTTTTCGAATTCTCTGATACCCATCGCCTTGGCGCGCTCTTTTTCTTCTTCTTTTCTGAAAACAAGGCGTCCCTGAATATCTCCACCCACGCAACGAAGGGCCGCCGCGGCCAACACGCCTTCGGGAGCACCGCCCGTTCCCATCAAAACATCCACGCCACGATCCGGCCAACAGGTGGCCAAGGCGGCGGAGATATCACCATCTTGAATCAGTCGAATACGGGCACCCGATTCGCGCACTTCAGCGATCAATTCTTTATGGCGTTCTCTCTCCAAAATAATGACAGTTAAATCTTCGACAGAAACTTTTTTGGCGGCGGCAATGTTACGGAGATTTTCCGTGGGACTTTTTGTCAGATCGATAGTCCCTTTAGCATCAGGACCCACTGCAATTTTTTCCATGTAGGTATCGGGGGCATTCAAAAAACAACCACGGTTGGCAAGGGCAATAACTGCAAGAGCATTGTAGCGCCCCTGCGCGGTGATGGTGGTGCCTTCAAGAGGATCAACGGCAATGTCAACCTCAGGGCCCTTCCCCGCTCCCACTTCTTCCCCGATAAAAAGCATCGGCGCTTCGTCTCTTTCTCCTTCGCCAATAACAATGCGCCCGCGTATAGGAAGATTGTTCAGCGTCAGCCGCATTGCATTGACAGCCGCTTGATCGGATTCTTTTTCTTTCCCTTTACCAACCCATCGGGCCGACGAAAGCGCC
This DNA window, taken from Deltaproteobacteria bacterium, encodes the following:
- the glpX gene encoding class II fructose-bisphosphatase, translated to MDRNLALECVRVTEAAALSSARWVGKGKEKESDQAAVNAMRLTLNNLPIRGRIVIGEGERDEAPMLFIGEEVGAGKGPEVDIAVDPLEGTTITAQGRYNALAVIALANRGCFLNAPDTYMEKIAVGPDAKGTIDLTKSPTENLRNIAAAKKVSVEDLTVIILERERHKELIAEVRESGARIRLIQDGDISAALATCWPDRGVDVLMGTGGAPEGVLAAAALRCVGGDIQGRLVFRKEEEKERAKAMGIREFEKIYRIEELARGDVMFAATGVTNGDFLKGVRFFPGGAATHSIVMRSSTGTIRYLEASHNFKTKKPSF